The Shewanella sp. MTB7 genome includes a window with the following:
- a CDS encoding N-acyl-D-amino-acid deacylase family protein codes for MAEFDIIIKDGLYFDGTGKTATIQNIGIKAGKITQVSSEPLNETHCSKVIAANNMWVMPGSIDTHTHYDAELIASPSLSESVRHGVTTVMVGSCSLSIICSEHEDASDIFTRVETVPREKVLPIIKQHKTWSTPKGWVDFVQNHPLGPNVISMLGHSDLRAGVMGLLRSTDAKVVPTEAEMQKMEALLKESLDIGFLGLSTMRLKWDKLDGDRAWSKSLPSTYARWKEVSRLNKLVRQYDRVHQGAPNAAAILQINRYMRECMGIFHKPLKTTLISRMDLKGSVYLSKITNIAARVTNFFKGDFRWQVLPTPFTVYADGIDVVFFEEFGAGEMALDLKDQISRNKLLKDEKYRRDFRKFYGEKLSPRVWQRDFGDAIILDCPDASIIGKNFSEVAKKREVHVVDLFLDLVVEFGTSLRWYTTVANHRKHILKNMVKDDKSLITFSDAGAHIRNMAFYNLPLRMLKLIKESADEGQPVMSMEKAVWKMTGDQADWFGIDAGRIQLGDRADVTIINPKHFDQNLEDVCWKEMDNFELQRLVNRNPDLVNTVLINGKLAFENNTLAPELGTDKGFGTFLPAK; via the coding sequence ATGGCTGAGTTCGACATAATCATAAAGGATGGACTTTACTTCGACGGTACAGGTAAAACTGCCACAATCCAAAACATCGGGATAAAAGCGGGAAAAATTACCCAAGTCAGCAGTGAACCTCTTAATGAAACCCATTGTAGCAAGGTCATCGCCGCTAATAACATGTGGGTAATGCCTGGATCTATCGATACCCATACCCATTACGATGCTGAACTCATCGCCAGCCCCAGTCTTTCAGAGTCTGTTCGTCACGGGGTAACAACGGTGATGGTGGGTAGCTGCTCATTAAGCATCATCTGCAGCGAACATGAAGATGCATCAGATATTTTTACCCGTGTTGAAACCGTTCCACGAGAAAAAGTCTTACCCATTATCAAGCAACATAAAACATGGAGTACACCTAAAGGCTGGGTTGATTTTGTCCAAAATCACCCGCTAGGACCCAATGTCATCTCTATGTTAGGTCATAGCGATCTGAGGGCTGGCGTGATGGGGCTACTGAGATCAACCGATGCCAAGGTTGTCCCAACTGAAGCTGAAATGCAAAAGATGGAGGCGCTGCTTAAAGAGTCATTAGATATTGGTTTCTTAGGTTTATCAACCATGCGTCTCAAGTGGGATAAACTTGATGGAGACAGAGCATGGTCAAAAAGCTTACCCAGCACCTATGCGCGTTGGAAGGAAGTTTCACGTTTAAATAAACTGGTTAGGCAATACGATCGCGTTCATCAAGGGGCTCCCAACGCCGCCGCTATATTACAGATAAATCGATATATGCGTGAATGTATGGGTATATTTCACAAGCCGCTTAAAACAACGCTCATCAGCCGCATGGATCTTAAAGGCAGTGTCTACCTAAGTAAAATCACCAATATAGCCGCAAGGGTAACTAACTTTTTTAAAGGCGATTTTCGATGGCAAGTACTGCCAACCCCTTTTACTGTCTACGCAGATGGCATCGATGTCGTCTTTTTTGAGGAATTTGGTGCGGGTGAGATGGCATTAGATTTAAAAGATCAAATCAGCCGAAATAAGCTATTGAAAGATGAGAAATATCGTCGTGATTTCAGAAAGTTTTATGGTGAGAAACTCAGCCCTAGAGTTTGGCAGCGAGATTTTGGCGATGCTATTATTTTGGACTGTCCAGATGCCAGTATTATTGGCAAGAACTTTTCTGAGGTGGCTAAAAAGCGTGAAGTTCATGTGGTGGATCTGTTTCTAGATCTGGTGGTTGAGTTCGGTACAAGCTTAAGGTGGTACACCACCGTTGCTAATCATCGAAAGCATATTTTAAAAAATATGGTAAAGGATGATAAATCACTCATCACCTTCAGTGATGCAGGGGCTCACATTCGCAATATGGCTTTTTACAATCTGCCATTACGCATGCTTAAACTCATTAAAGAGAGCGCTGACGAAGGCCAACCTGTGATGAGCATGGAAAAAGCGGTATGGAAAATGACTGGCGATCAAGCTGATTGGTTTGGTATTGATGCAGGTAGAATTCAGCTAGGAGATCGAGCCGATGTCACTATTATCAACCCAAAACACTTTGATCAAAACCTAGAAGATGTTTGCTGGAAAGAGATGGATAACTTTGAATTACAAAGGTTAGTGAATCGAAATCCCGACCTAGTTAACACTGTACTGATTAATGGAAAATTGGCATTTGAAAATAACACTTTAGCGCCTGAGTTAGGTACCGACAAAGGCTTTGGCACTTTTTTACCTGCCAAATAA